In a genomic window of Mycolicibacterium neoaurum VKM Ac-1815D:
- a CDS encoding branched-chain amino acid aminotransferase produces the protein MTDGPLEFSLARNTSPASDEVRDAILADPGFGRFHTDHMVSLSYTRADGWHDAQVLPYGPIELDPSAIVLHYAQEIFEGLKAYRWADGSIVSFRPEANAARLQASANRLAIPELPTEVFLESLRQLIAVDEKWVPAAGGEASLYLRPFVIATEPGLGVRPSDEYRYLVIGSPAGAYFKGGIKPVSVWLSNEYVRASPGGTGAAKFGGNYAASLLAQAQAAEHGCDQVVWLDALERRYVEEMGGMNLFFVFGSGGSARLVTPELSGSLLPGITRDSLLQLATDAGFAIEERKIDVDEWQKKATAGEITEVFACGTAAVITPVSHVKHRDGEFTIADGQPGEITMALRDTLTGIQRGTFADTHGWMSRLN, from the coding sequence ATGACTGACGGCCCCCTCGAATTCTCGCTTGCCCGCAACACCTCACCGGCAAGTGACGAGGTAAGGGACGCCATCCTGGCCGACCCCGGTTTCGGCCGTTTCCACACCGACCACATGGTCTCGCTGAGCTACACCCGCGCCGACGGTTGGCACGACGCGCAGGTGCTGCCCTACGGGCCGATCGAGCTGGATCCGTCGGCCATCGTGCTGCACTACGCACAGGAGATCTTCGAGGGGCTCAAGGCCTATCGCTGGGCCGACGGTTCGATCGTGTCATTCCGTCCCGAGGCCAACGCCGCCCGACTGCAGGCCTCGGCCAACCGGCTGGCCATCCCGGAGCTGCCCACCGAGGTGTTCCTGGAATCGTTGCGACAGCTGATCGCCGTCGATGAGAAATGGGTGCCCGCCGCCGGTGGTGAGGCCTCGTTGTATCTGCGGCCGTTCGTCATCGCGACCGAACCCGGACTCGGGGTGCGCCCATCCGACGAGTACCGCTACCTGGTGATCGGGTCGCCGGCCGGCGCCTACTTCAAGGGTGGGATCAAGCCGGTCAGCGTGTGGCTGTCCAACGAGTACGTGCGTGCCTCGCCCGGCGGTACCGGTGCGGCCAAGTTCGGCGGCAACTACGCCGCGTCGCTGTTGGCCCAGGCCCAGGCCGCCGAGCACGGTTGCGATCAGGTGGTCTGGCTGGACGCGCTGGAACGCCGCTATGTCGAAGAGATGGGCGGGATGAACCTGTTCTTCGTGTTCGGCAGCGGCGGGTCGGCACGCTTGGTCACCCCGGAACTGTCCGGTTCTCTGCTGCCGGGGATCACCCGGGATTCGTTGTTGCAGTTGGCAACAGACGCCGGGTTCGCCATCGAGGAACGCAAGATCGATGTCGACGAGTGGCAGAAGAAGGCGACCGCGGGGGAGATCACCGAGGTGTTCGCCTGCGGCACCGCCGCCGTCATCACCCCGGTGTCGCATGTCAAGCATCGCGACGGTGAGTTCACCATCGCCGACGGCCAGCCCGGTGAGATCACCATGGCGCTGCGTGACACGCTGACCGGCATCCAGCGCGGCACCTTCGCCGATACGCACGGCTGGATGTCGCGGCTCAACTGA
- the gcvT gene encoding glycine cleavage system aminomethyltransferase GcvT: protein MSDDLLHGPLEEQHRALGASFAEFGGWLMPVAYAGTVAEHTATRETVGLFDVSHLGKALVKGPGAAAYVNSVFTNDLERIGPGKAQYTLCCNDSGGVIDDLIAYYVADDEIFLVPNAANTAAVVAELQRHAPDGLTITDEHRSYAVLAVQGPKSAEIVGGLGLPTSMDYMGYADADYDGVPVRVCRTGYTGEQGFELLPEWERAHIVFDALATAVQAAGGQPAGLGARDTLRTEMGYPLHGHELSLDISPLQARTGWAVGWKKESFWGRDALLAEKQAGPTRTLRGLKALGRGVLRADLTVLDGETVVGTTTSGTFSPSLKVGIALALIDTAAGIEDGQTVTVDVRGRALECEVVKPPFVSARTR from the coding sequence GTGAGTGATGACCTGCTGCACGGCCCGCTGGAAGAACAACACCGCGCCCTGGGCGCCAGCTTCGCCGAGTTCGGCGGCTGGCTGATGCCGGTGGCCTACGCCGGCACCGTCGCCGAACACACCGCCACCCGGGAGACCGTCGGCCTGTTCGACGTCAGCCACCTCGGCAAGGCCCTGGTGAAGGGTCCGGGCGCGGCCGCCTACGTCAACAGCGTATTCACCAACGACCTGGAGCGGATCGGCCCCGGCAAGGCCCAGTACACGTTGTGCTGCAACGACTCCGGGGGAGTGATCGACGATCTGATCGCCTACTACGTCGCCGACGACGAGATCTTCCTGGTGCCCAATGCCGCCAACACCGCGGCGGTGGTCGCCGAGTTGCAGCGTCACGCACCCGACGGACTGACCATCACCGATGAGCACCGTTCATACGCGGTGCTCGCGGTGCAGGGGCCGAAATCGGCCGAGATCGTCGGCGGGTTGGGGCTGCCCACCTCGATGGACTACATGGGTTACGCCGACGCCGACTATGACGGTGTGCCGGTTCGGGTGTGCCGCACCGGCTACACCGGTGAACAGGGTTTCGAGCTGCTGCCCGAATGGGAGCGCGCTCACATCGTCTTCGACGCACTCGCCACGGCCGTGCAGGCCGCCGGCGGGCAACCGGCCGGACTGGGTGCCCGCGACACCCTGCGCACCGAGATGGGCTACCCGCTGCACGGCCACGAACTGTCGCTGGACATATCGCCGCTGCAGGCCCGCACCGGTTGGGCCGTCGGGTGGAAGAAGGAATCGTTCTGGGGCCGCGATGCGCTGCTGGCCGAGAAGCAGGCCGGGCCCACCCGCACCCTGCGCGGTCTGAAGGCGTTGGGGCGCGGCGTGCTGCGCGCGGATCTGACCGTCCTCGACGGTGAGACGGTGGTGGGCACGACGACATCGGGGACGTTCTCGCCGTCGCTGAAGGTCGGTATCGCGCTGGCGCTCATCGACACCGCGGCCGGTATCGAGGACGGCCAGACCGTCACCGTCGACGTCCGCGGCCGGGCGCTGGAGTGTGAGGTCGTCAAGCCGCCGTTCGTTTCCGCGCGCACCAGATAG
- a CDS encoding adenylate/guanylate cyclase domain-containing protein, with translation MVDFDALVAGGIPDARERAPLIEYLDGLGFTAEEMIDAERRGRLFGLAGDAVQLSGPPVHSVRTAAAALGMTVAEVEHAWAALGLTVAGPDEIVLSGPDVDGLALWAEMRRALGDEPATGLLRVVGSVLARLSEAVASTIRHASPDIQIEQSHDELVTARAYREASAFVPRLGALIDAVHRHHLQNTRRYLELVAHEDSATVVCGVGFADLSGFTALTQTLETLELAALLNEFSGAAADLIHAAGARLVKFIGDEVMWVAPSPTQLVAVAVGLVGHPRAAEAGLPIRAGLDFGTVLAIGGDYFGSPVNRAARLVAAAEPGQILVSATLHELLPGVAVSAPAALTLKGFAEPVTAYMLIPD, from the coding sequence GTGGTGGATTTCGACGCGCTGGTCGCCGGCGGGATTCCCGATGCGCGTGAGCGGGCGCCGCTCATCGAATACCTCGACGGTCTCGGCTTCACCGCCGAAGAGATGATCGACGCCGAGCGGCGCGGACGGTTGTTCGGCCTGGCCGGGGATGCCGTGCAACTGTCGGGCCCGCCGGTACACAGCGTGCGCACCGCCGCCGCGGCGCTGGGCATGACGGTCGCCGAGGTCGAACACGCCTGGGCCGCGCTCGGGCTCACCGTCGCCGGGCCCGACGAGATCGTGCTGAGCGGGCCCGATGTGGATGGCCTGGCGCTGTGGGCGGAGATGCGGCGGGCGTTGGGTGACGAGCCGGCCACCGGGCTGCTGCGGGTCGTCGGCTCGGTGCTGGCCCGGCTGTCGGAGGCGGTCGCGTCCACGATCCGCCATGCCAGCCCCGACATCCAGATCGAGCAATCCCATGATGAACTCGTCACCGCCCGCGCCTACCGCGAGGCCTCGGCGTTCGTGCCGCGCCTGGGTGCATTGATCGATGCCGTGCACCGGCATCACCTGCAGAACACCCGCCGCTACCTGGAACTGGTGGCACACGAGGACTCTGCGACCGTGGTGTGCGGTGTGGGATTCGCCGACCTTTCCGGGTTCACCGCGTTGACCCAGACCCTGGAAACGCTGGAGCTGGCCGCACTGCTCAATGAATTCAGCGGTGCCGCAGCCGATCTCATCCATGCTGCGGGTGCCCGGTTGGTCAAGTTCATCGGCGACGAGGTCATGTGGGTGGCCCCGAGCCCCACCCAGCTCGTCGCGGTTGCCGTCGGTTTGGTCGGTCACCCCAGGGCCGCCGAGGCCGGACTGCCGATCCGTGCCGGGCTGGATTTCGGCACCGTGCTGGCCATCGGTGGCGATTACTTCGGCAGTCCGGTGAACCGGGCGGCCCGGCTGGTGGCCGCCGCCGAACCCGGGCAGATCCTGGTGTCGGCGACGCTGCACGAGCTGCTGCCCGGTGTCGCGGTGAGCGCGCCGGCCGCGCTGACCCTGAAGGGCTTCGCCGAGCCGGTCACCGCGTACATGCTGATTCCTGATTAG
- a CDS encoding leucyl aminopeptidase: MSSAPGYQAPTVTVSSSLPGRGVSDAVLLVAVVAGEDGPTVAEDQTHLGADAVAAIESALAALNATGAEGQLHRLVIAELPVASVLTVGLGDAREEWASDTIRRAAGAAARSLDKVGTVVAAPAALDLGATVEGLILGSYRFTDFRSPKTAPKDAGLKKIIALTTDTKAATKAAVQRAVDIATSVATARDFVNTPPSHLYPDEFAKQAKALGEAVGLTVEVLDDKALTKGGYGGIIGVGKGSSRPPRLVRLAHSGGGRRAKKVALVGKGITFDTGGISIKPAANMHHMTSDMGGAAAVVATVVLAAKQKLPIDVIAYVPMAENMPSATAQRPGDVLTQYGGTTVEVLNTDAEGRLVLADAIVRACEDDPDYLIETSTLTGAQTVALGARTPGVMGSEDFRDRVAELSQAVGENGWAMPLPEELKDDLKSQVADLANVSSSRYAGMLVAGVYLREFVAEGVEWAHIDIAAPAYNTGGPWGYTPKGGTGVPTRTMFAVLEDIAANG; encoded by the coding sequence GTGAGCAGCGCACCCGGATACCAGGCCCCCACCGTCACCGTCAGCTCGTCCCTGCCCGGCAGGGGTGTCTCCGACGCCGTCCTGCTGGTCGCTGTGGTCGCCGGCGAGGACGGTCCCACGGTGGCCGAGGACCAGACCCACCTCGGCGCCGATGCGGTGGCCGCCATCGAGTCGGCGCTGGCGGCGCTCAATGCGACCGGCGCCGAGGGCCAGCTGCACCGGCTCGTCATCGCGGAGCTGCCGGTGGCCAGTGTGCTGACCGTCGGTCTCGGCGATGCGCGCGAGGAATGGGCATCCGACACCATCCGCCGGGCCGCCGGGGCGGCCGCCCGCTCGCTGGACAAGGTCGGCACCGTGGTCGCCGCGCCCGCCGCGCTGGATCTGGGCGCCACCGTCGAGGGGTTGATCCTCGGTTCCTACCGGTTCACCGATTTCCGCAGCCCCAAGACCGCACCCAAGGACGCCGGACTGAAGAAGATCATCGCGCTGACGACCGATACCAAGGCAGCCACCAAGGCGGCGGTGCAGCGCGCGGTCGACATCGCCACCTCGGTGGCCACCGCCCGCGATTTCGTGAACACCCCGCCCAGCCACCTCTACCCCGACGAATTCGCCAAGCAGGCAAAGGCTTTGGGTGAGGCCGTCGGTTTGACGGTGGAGGTGCTCGACGACAAGGCGCTGACCAAGGGCGGCTACGGCGGCATCATCGGTGTCGGCAAGGGATCCTCGCGGCCACCGCGGCTGGTGCGCCTGGCCCACTCCGGTGGCGGTCGGCGCGCCAAGAAGGTCGCGCTGGTCGGCAAGGGCATCACCTTCGACACCGGCGGCATCTCGATCAAGCCGGCGGCCAACATGCACCACATGACCTCCGATATGGGCGGGGCGGCGGCCGTGGTCGCCACCGTCGTGCTGGCAGCCAAGCAGAAGCTGCCCATCGACGTCATCGCCTACGTCCCGATGGCCGAGAACATGCCCTCGGCGACCGCGCAGCGCCCCGGCGATGTGCTGACCCAGTACGGCGGGACCACCGTCGAGGTGCTCAACACCGACGCCGAGGGACGACTGGTGCTCGCCGACGCGATCGTGCGGGCCTGTGAGGACGACCCCGACTACCTGATCGAGACGTCCACCCTGACCGGCGCCCAGACGGTGGCGCTGGGTGCGCGCACCCCGGGGGTGATGGGTAGCGAGGACTTCCGTGACCGGGTCGCCGAGCTGTCGCAGGCCGTCGGCGAGAACGGCTGGGCGATGCCGTTGCCCGAGGAGCTCAAGGACGACCTGAAGTCCCAGGTGGCCGACCTGGCCAATGTCAGCTCGTCCCGGTACGCCGGGATGCTGGTGGCCGGGGTGTACCTGCGGGAGTTCGTCGCCGAGGGTGTCGAGTGGGCGCATATCGATATCGCCGCGCCGGCGTACAACACCGGCGGGCCGTGGGGTTACACCCCCAAGGGCGGCACCGGGGTCCCCACGAGGACCATGTTCGCGGTCCTGGAGGACATTGCGGCCAACGGGTAG
- a CDS encoding SDR family oxidoreductase — MSAVAERFVTSADGTRIAVYEENGTAGQAAPTIVLVHGWPDSHVLWDGVAPLLTGRFRVVRYDNRGVGNSDVPSDTAAYTMARFADDFAAVAASVSPQHPVHVLAHDWGSVGVWEYLGRPDAPSVVASFTSVSGPSARHLNRYIKDGLRRPYLPRRFARGAAQLARLSYMGAFSVPVLAPAAVRWAFSRGAMDRRLRRDGVDPQNIHHSPALAADAARSMKVYRANYFRTLRQPRAEHGVTVPVQVIVNRRDPYVRPYAYDDIAKWVPRLWRRDLHAGHWAPMSHPAQLAAAVGELVDHLQGAPAARTLARARVGVSRPPFGDQLVSITGAGSGIGRATALAFAERGAEIVVSDIDEDAAAETAAQISAAGGTAHAYRLDVADADAVERFAEQVCDTHGVPDILVNNAGVGHAGFFLDTPAANFDRVMDINFGGVVNCCRAFAARMVDRGLGGHVVNVASMAAYAPTQSMNAYATSKAAVFMFSDCLRAELDSAGIGLTTVCPGVIDTNIVSTTQFDMPSAGDSAVEAMRAQIVKGFKLRRYGPEKVAKAIVAAVQNNTPVRPVTPEAYLVYGAAHALPQVMRSTARVKLG, encoded by the coding sequence ATGTCAGCAGTCGCCGAACGGTTCGTCACCAGCGCCGACGGGACACGCATCGCCGTCTACGAGGAAAACGGCACCGCCGGGCAGGCCGCCCCCACCATCGTGCTGGTGCACGGTTGGCCCGACTCACACGTGCTGTGGGACGGTGTGGCGCCGCTGCTGACCGGACGATTCCGGGTGGTGCGCTACGACAACCGCGGTGTCGGTAATTCCGACGTGCCCAGCGACACCGCCGCCTACACCATGGCCCGCTTCGCCGACGATTTCGCCGCGGTGGCCGCCTCCGTCAGCCCGCAACACCCGGTGCACGTGCTGGCCCACGATTGGGGCTCGGTCGGGGTGTGGGAGTACCTGGGCAGGCCCGACGCGCCATCGGTGGTGGCGTCGTTCACCTCGGTGTCCGGACCCAGCGCGCGGCATCTGAACCGCTATATCAAGGACGGGCTGCGCAGGCCCTACCTGCCGCGCCGGTTCGCCCGCGGGGCCGCCCAGCTGGCCCGGTTGTCGTATATGGGCGCGTTCTCCGTGCCGGTGCTGGCCCCGGCGGCCGTGCGGTGGGCGTTCTCCCGCGGTGCCATGGACCGCCGCCTGCGGCGCGACGGCGTCGACCCGCAGAACATCCATCACTCCCCGGCGCTGGCCGCCGACGCCGCCCGCAGCATGAAGGTCTACCGGGCCAACTACTTCCGCACGCTGCGTCAGCCGCGCGCCGAGCACGGCGTGACCGTGCCGGTCCAGGTGATCGTCAACCGGCGCGACCCCTATGTGCGGCCCTATGCCTACGACGACATCGCGAAATGGGTGCCGCGGCTGTGGCGCCGCGATCTGCACGCCGGTCACTGGGCGCCGATGTCGCATCCGGCCCAGCTGGCCGCCGCCGTCGGTGAGTTGGTCGACCATCTGCAGGGCGCCCCGGCGGCGCGCACGCTGGCCAGGGCGAGGGTCGGTGTCTCCCGGCCGCCGTTCGGTGACCAGCTGGTGTCGATCACCGGCGCCGGCAGCGGTATCGGGCGCGCCACCGCGCTGGCCTTCGCCGAACGCGGCGCCGAGATCGTCGTCAGCGATATCGACGAGGACGCGGCCGCCGAGACCGCCGCGCAGATCAGTGCCGCGGGCGGGACCGCGCACGCCTACCGGTTGGATGTCGCCGACGCCGACGCCGTGGAACGCTTCGCCGAGCAGGTGTGTGACACCCACGGTGTGCCCGACATCCTGGTCAACAACGCCGGAGTCGGGCACGCCGGGTTCTTCCTGGACACCCCGGCCGCGAACTTCGACCGCGTCATGGACATCAACTTCGGCGGCGTCGTCAACTGCTGCCGGGCCTTTGCCGCGCGGATGGTCGATCGCGGCCTGGGCGGTCACGTGGTCAACGTCGCCTCGATGGCCGCCTACGCCCCGACCCAGTCGATGAACGCCTACGCCACCAGCAAGGCCGCGGTGTTCATGTTCTCCGACTGTCTACGCGCAGAACTGGATTCGGCGGGCATCGGCCTGACCACGGTGTGCCCCGGCGTGATCGACACCAACATCGTGAGCACCACGCAGTTCGATATGCCCTCGGCCGGCGATTCCGCGGTGGAGGCGATGCGGGCCCAGATCGTCAAGGGATTCAAACTGCGTCGCTACGGACCGGAGAAGGTCGCCAAGGCCATCGTCGCGGCGGTGCAGAACAACACCCCGGTGCGGCCGGTGACCCCCGAGGCCTATCTGGTCTACGGCGCGGCGCACGCGTTACCGCAGGTGATGCGCAGTACCGCGCGCGTCAAGCTCGGCTGA
- the sucB gene encoding 2-oxoglutarate dehydrogenase, E2 component, dihydrolipoamide succinyltransferase, whose product MAISVQMPALGESVTEGTVTRWLKQEGDTVAVDEPLLEVSTDKVDTEIPSPAAGVLTKIIAAEDDVVEVGGDLALIGEEGESAPTGDSTPAEEAEPEAEPEPAAAAAAEEAEPEPEAEESAPEQAKPAKPAASGGGDATSVKMPELGESVTEGTVTRWLKKVGDEVAVDEALVEVSTDKVDTEIPSPVAGTLLSISAEEDDVVAVGGELAKIGDAGAEGAAAEPEPKEEPKQEATPEPKAEPKQEAKPEPKAEPKQEAKPEPKPEPKAEPAPAAAGSETDANPYVTPLVRKLAAENNVDLSSVKGTGVGGRIRKQDVLAAAEAAKAPAAGQEKEAVAPAAGQKKEAAPAPSLAHLRGSTQKANRIRQITAKKTRESLQTTAQLTQVHEVDLTKIVALRAKAKKSFSEREGVNLTFLPFFAVAVVDALKAHPNINASYNEDTKEITYYDAEHLGFAVDTEQGLLSPVVHNAGDLSLGGLARAIADIAARARSGNLKPDELSGGTFTITNIGSQGALFDTPILVPPQAAMLGTGAIVKRPRVISDEFGNESIGVRSVAYLPLTYDHRLIDGADAGRFLTTVKRRLEEGAFEADLGL is encoded by the coding sequence ATGGCAATCTCAGTCCAGATGCCCGCACTCGGTGAGAGCGTCACAGAGGGGACCGTCACACGATGGCTCAAGCAAGAGGGTGACACCGTCGCCGTCGACGAGCCACTGCTCGAGGTATCCACCGACAAGGTCGACACCGAGATCCCGTCACCGGCCGCCGGCGTGCTCACCAAGATCATCGCGGCCGAGGACGATGTCGTCGAGGTCGGTGGCGACCTCGCCCTGATCGGCGAGGAGGGCGAGTCCGCCCCGACCGGTGACTCGACCCCCGCCGAGGAAGCCGAGCCCGAAGCCGAGCCCGAGCCCGCCGCCGCCGCCGCCGCCGAGGAAGCCGAGCCCGAGCCCGAGGCCGAAGAGTCCGCACCGGAACAAGCCAAGCCCGCCAAACCGGCGGCGTCCGGCGGCGGTGACGCGACGTCGGTGAAGATGCCCGAGCTGGGCGAGTCGGTCACCGAGGGCACCGTCACCCGCTGGCTGAAGAAGGTCGGCGACGAGGTCGCCGTCGACGAGGCGCTGGTCGAGGTGTCCACCGACAAGGTCGACACCGAGATCCCGTCACCGGTCGCGGGCACCCTGCTGTCGATCAGTGCCGAAGAGGACGATGTGGTCGCCGTGGGCGGCGAGCTGGCCAAGATCGGTGACGCCGGCGCCGAGGGTGCTGCTGCCGAGCCCGAGCCGAAGGAAGAGCCCAAGCAGGAGGCCACGCCCGAACCCAAGGCTGAGCCCAAGCAAGAGGCCAAGCCCGAACCCAAGGCTGAGCCCAAGCAAGAGGCCAAGCCCGAACCGAAGCCGGAGCCCAAGGCCGAACCCGCCCCGGCGGCGGCGGGCAGCGAGACCGACGCCAATCCGTACGTCACACCGCTGGTGCGCAAGTTGGCCGCCGAGAACAACGTCGACCTGTCCTCGGTGAAGGGCACCGGCGTGGGCGGGCGCATCCGCAAGCAGGATGTGCTCGCGGCCGCGGAGGCGGCAAAGGCACCAGCGGCCGGCCAGGAGAAGGAAGCTGTCGCCCCGGCGGCCGGCCAGAAGAAGGAGGCCGCCCCGGCCCCATCCCTGGCGCATCTGCGGGGAAGCACGCAGAAGGCGAACCGCATCCGGCAGATCACCGCGAAGAAGACCCGCGAGTCCCTGCAGACCACCGCGCAGCTGACCCAGGTGCACGAGGTCGACCTGACCAAGATCGTGGCGCTGCGCGCCAAGGCGAAGAAGAGCTTCTCCGAGCGTGAGGGCGTCAACCTGACGTTCCTGCCGTTCTTCGCGGTCGCCGTCGTCGACGCCCTCAAGGCGCACCCGAACATCAACGCCAGCTACAACGAGGACACCAAGGAGATCACCTACTACGACGCCGAGCACCTCGGCTTCGCGGTGGACACCGAACAGGGTCTGCTCTCCCCCGTCGTCCACAACGCCGGTGATCTCTCCCTCGGTGGCCTGGCCAGGGCCATCGCCGATATCGCCGCGCGCGCCAGGTCGGGCAACCTCAAGCCCGACGAGCTGTCCGGCGGCACCTTCACCATCACCAACATCGGCAGCCAGGGCGCGCTGTTCGACACCCCGATCCTGGTCCCGCCGCAGGCGGCGATGCTGGGCACCGGTGCGATCGTCAAGCGCCCGCGCGTCATCTCCGACGAGTTCGGCAACGAGTCGATCGGGGTGCGGTCGGTGGCCTACCTGCCGCTCACCTACGATCACCGCCTCATCGACGGTGCCGACGCCGGCCGCTTCCTGACCACGGTCAAGCGCCGGCTCGAAGAAGGCGCGTTCGAGGCCGATCTGGGGCTGTAA
- a CDS encoding TIGR01777 family oxidoreductase, translating into MAGQVIAVAGSSGLIGSALTTALRTSDHRVLRLVRTSPAGPDEVFWNPATGQLDIDALAGVDAVVNLCGVGVGDKRWSGSFKQSLRDSRIGPTEVLAAAVADAGVPLLVNASAVGYYGDTRDRVVDETAPCGTGFLAQLCADWEASTAVAEDAGARVVLLRTGLVLSPAGGMLNRLRPIFGLGLGARLGNGRQYFPWISLEDEIRAIRFALTDEQLAGPVNLTGPAPVTNGEFTAALGRALNRPTPMIVPGFALRAALGEFADEGLLAGQRAIPAALERAGFVFHHNTVGAALSYVTAGVPPA; encoded by the coding sequence ATGGCCGGGCAGGTCATCGCTGTCGCGGGGTCGTCGGGGCTGATCGGTTCAGCCCTGACGACCGCGCTGCGCACCTCCGATCACCGGGTGCTGCGCCTGGTGCGCACCTCGCCGGCGGGTCCCGACGAGGTGTTCTGGAATCCGGCCACCGGCCAGCTCGACATCGACGCCTTGGCCGGCGTCGATGCGGTGGTCAACCTGTGCGGTGTCGGTGTCGGTGACAAACGCTGGTCGGGCTCGTTCAAGCAGAGCCTGCGGGACAGCCGGATCGGCCCGACCGAGGTGCTCGCCGCGGCCGTGGCCGACGCGGGCGTCCCGCTGCTGGTCAACGCCAGCGCGGTCGGCTACTACGGGGACACCCGGGACCGGGTGGTCGACGAGACCGCACCGTGTGGCACGGGGTTCCTGGCCCAGCTCTGCGCGGACTGGGAGGCCTCGACCGCGGTTGCCGAGGACGCCGGTGCCAGGGTGGTGCTGCTGCGCACGGGGCTTGTGCTCTCCCCCGCCGGTGGCATGCTCAACCGGTTGCGCCCCATCTTCGGTCTCGGCCTCGGCGCCCGCCTGGGCAACGGGCGGCAGTACTTCCCGTGGATCAGCCTGGAGGACGAGATCCGTGCGATCCGGTTCGCGCTCACCGATGAGCAGCTGGCGGGTCCGGTCAACCTCACCGGCCCGGCGCCGGTGACCAACGGCGAGTTCACCGCCGCGCTCGGCAGGGCCCTCAACCGCCCCACCCCGATGATCGTCCCCGGGTTCGCGCTGCGCGCGGCCCTCGGCGAGTTCGCCGACGAGGGTCTGCTGGCCGGCCAGCGGGCCATCCCGGCTGCATTGGAGCGGGCCGGTTTCGTCTTTCACCACAACACCGTCGGTGCCGCGCTGAGCTATGTGACCGCCGGTGTCCCACCGGCGTAG
- the lipB gene encoding lipoyl(octanoyl) transferase LipB: MTSIRSSAEPLQVRVLGSVDYVQAWQLQREIADARVAGGPDTMLLLEHPPVYTAGKRTEDHERPLDGTPVVDTDRGGKITWHGPGQLVGYPIIGLAEPLDVVNFVRRLEEALITVCTDLGLHTTRVDGRSGVWVPAGPAGPARKIGAIGIRVARGVTLHGFALNCDCDLGAFGGIIPCGIADAGVTSLTAELGRHVRVKDVTDAVAEAVSGALDGQIRVASTS, translated from the coding sequence GTGACCTCCATCCGTTCCTCCGCCGAACCGCTGCAGGTGCGCGTGCTGGGCAGCGTGGACTACGTGCAGGCCTGGCAGCTGCAGCGGGAGATCGCCGACGCGCGGGTGGCCGGTGGCCCGGACACCATGTTGCTGCTCGAACACCCGCCGGTCTACACCGCGGGCAAGCGCACCGAGGATCACGAGCGGCCGTTGGACGGCACCCCCGTGGTCGACACCGACCGCGGCGGCAAGATCACCTGGCATGGACCCGGCCAGCTCGTCGGATATCCGATCATCGGACTGGCCGAACCACTCGATGTGGTGAATTTCGTTCGGCGCCTTGAGGAGGCGCTCATCACGGTGTGCACCGATCTCGGTCTACACACGACGCGGGTCGACGGGCGGTCGGGGGTCTGGGTGCCCGCCGGGCCTGCGGGTCCCGCGCGCAAGATCGGCGCCATCGGCATCCGGGTGGCCCGCGGGGTCACCCTGCACGGCTTCGCGCTCAACTGCGACTGTGACCTCGGCGCGTTCGGTGGGATCATCCCCTGCGGCATCGCCGATGCCGGGGTCACCTCACTGACCGCCGAACTGGGCAGGCATGTGCGAGTGAAAGATGTCACCGACGCGGTGGCAGAGGCCGTCTCGGGTGCTTTGGACGGACAGATCCGCGTAGCATCGACGTCGTGA